The Corynebacterium halotolerans YIM 70093 = DSM 44683 region GCCGCCGAAGCCGGCGACGACGACATTGGCCGGCGTGATCTCATTCCAGTCCCGGGCGATCTCCTCGGAGATCCGCACCTCGATCGCCATGGTCTCCGCATTGAACATGGCGAGCACCCAATGACCCTGGATATAACGCAGGGACATCTCCCCGGCCCGGACCTGGTCGCCGAGGATCGGGCTGGCGGTTTTCCCCCAGGTGCCGGTGCCGTCATCGTTCAGGCGGTAGTGCTGCCATGCTGTGCGGTCGCCGATGTCCCCGGGGAGGAATCGGGCCAGGTAGACATCATCCCGGCGCTGAAAGGACGAGGACATCATGTAGACGTAGCCGTCCGGTCCCTGTTCCCAGGTGATGAGTTGGGCCTTGCCTTCCAGATAATTGGCCGGGGTGGTGCTCACGCTCTGCCACGTCGCCCCCTGGTCAGTGGATGCCCAGATCTGCGTGCGCAGGACATTGCCGACGCCCTCGTTCCACATGGCCTGCATGTACAGGGTGCCGTCGAGGTTGATGATGTCCGAGGGCAGGAGAGTCAGCCCGCGGTTGTTGTGGGTGTAGTCCACCAGCTGCTCAACCCGCTCGCCCTCATTGAGCGGGCGTTTGATCACGATGCGTCCATCCTGGTCCAGTTCGGCGACGACACCGACCGGACTCATCCACTCGCCCTGCCCGAAGTTCGCCCCGCGGAACGAGTCCCCGAAGATGATGGCGAATTCCCCGCCGTCTCCCAGCGATGTCATCGTGCCGAGGTCTCCGGTCATGACGCCGACGTGGTCGGAGATGCCCGGGCCGAGCAGATCGCCGATCAGATTGACGACCAGCCCATCGGAAACGTCAGGGGCCCACGGAGTGGTGGGACCGGAGGGGCTGGATGAGCTGGATGACAGCGAAGAACCTGATGACAGGGAGGATTGTGCCGAGGCGACGGCACCGGTTGCCGCAGGCGTGATGAGGCCGTAGGCGAGGGCGCTGGCCAAGGTCAGCGCGATGGTGGGAAGGGACTTCTTCACAGTATGTTCTTTTCGGGGTTTCGGAGAGACCGGCGTATCGGGTTCGCCGCAGTGGACCGAGCGGAAACATTATCAACAGAACGTGGTGCGCGCTGTGATACGAGATATTTCTGTGCCGGAAGGGCAGCGGTCACCCGGTGTTTTCCCGTCACTACGGCCGAGCTCTCAGTGGGCCCCATCTGATGCGTCGCCGACCCCGGTTGCCGTACCCGTGAGACGCCGGCCCCGCCCGCCCACCGCGGTTTTCACTACGCTGAAAAGTATCCGATTTTCGTCTCGGACCTCGTAGTCCGATGGTTGCAGCGAGGTAAGACGCATCAACACGCACGAGTCGCCCGTGGATCCTGATCCACGGCTCCCGCTCATCGGGCCGGTGGCGGCGCCCGCTTTCCAGGTGATGGGCTGGAATATCCGCCGACGTCTGTC contains the following coding sequences:
- a CDS encoding DUF4185 domain-containing protein, coding for MKKSLPTIALTLASALAYGLITPAATGAVASAQSSLSSGSSLSSSSSSPSGPTTPWAPDVSDGLVVNLIGDLLGPGISDHVGVMTGDLGTMTSLGDGGEFAIIFGDSFRGANFGQGEWMSPVGVVAELDQDGRIVIKRPLNEGERVEQLVDYTHNNRGLTLLPSDIINLDGTLYMQAMWNEGVGNVLRTQIWASTDQGATWQSVSTTPANYLEGKAQLITWEQGPDGYVYMMSSSFQRRDDVYLARFLPGDIGDRTAWQHYRLNDDGTGTWGKTASPILGDQVRAGEMSLRYIQGHWVLAMFNAETMAIEVRISEEIARDWNEITPANVVVAGFGGWGAEQNPGNFTQLYGGYITPGSTLDNLDLVVSQWNTGNNSRYMSTQFNVKGLDTFFGIDTGSPKARTMAPQVDSTGDQQVIQVEQKPVDATAQEQLAAEKLMEDATELIIVPLGDDS